CGCTACTGCAATGGGAAAGCTTCAGCGAGGGATGGTGTAGGCGGTATTCCGCTTTTCGATGAGAACAAGGGTCGTGCACCGTTCGTTGACGGAATGTTGGACCGTATTCTCCTGTTGTCCCCATCGCACTTCAATGCCGACCACCTCATTTTCCGGTTTCCCGCTTTCGCTCCGAAACACAAACACAGACTGAAATTCGTTGCTTGCCTGATACCCCGAACCTGCCTGGACCTGACGGAATTCAGATTCATCGGAATGCGTACCAGACAACGAAATCAATGTGCCGACGGCATCCCTGGAGACTGAGGTGCCAACCACCTTTACCGCAACGCTGTTGACACGATCCTTGATTTGCAGCCCCGAGATGTTCTCCAGCAGTGCGTATCCTGAGTTCAGGTGAGAAACTGCCAGGTCCTCTGCACCATCACGATTCCAGTCCAGCCGAGCCACAGCCCGGCCAAGCCATTCCTGCTGGAAGTAGTCAGAGTCTGCGTTTTCTGCACGTACTTCAGAAAAACGCCGGGAGCCTTCGTTCAGAAAGAGCTGCGGACGCATCGCCCACGGTATCCCGCGATCCCTGAAATCGTCCACATGACCATTGGCCACAAACAAATCCAGCCGACCATCCAGGTTAGCATCGATGGCCTGAGTTCCAAACCCAAGCGACTGAATACTCGCCGGACCAAGGTTGGAATGGACGGAATGGTCAAGGAAAACGGACGTCCTGCCAGTCGGTTGATAGAACGTGTTTGATTCCTCGTAAAAGTTGGTCACGAAGATCTCAAAGAATGTATCCCTGTCAAAATCCGCAACGGCCACTCCCATACACGCTTCGGTTCTGCCGGTCTTATCAAGAGCAACTCCGAGCGGAAGCGCAGCCTCACGAAATTGAGGGCCGGTGTCTCCTTCAGAAACGCCGGCGGGCTTCTCCACTTCATTGAGAAACAGAAAATTGGGCGTACCATCGTTCGCAATGAAGAGGTCTGCGTGTAAGTCGTTGTTGAGATCACCAACGATCAGACCAAGTCCCTTTCCTTCATAGCCGGCAAAGCCCATGGCAGCTGTTCCATCAACGAATGAACCGTCGCCCTGATTCACGAAGATTTGATTCTGGCTGCCCGGAAATGCCTGCGGTGCGCAGGAGTCACGTGGTCCGGATTCATCCCTGCAAATCCGTGTCAGATAGTCGCCCTCGACGTAGCTGATTGCGATCAGGTCCGGCAGACCATCTTCGGTGATATCGGCGATGCCGCAGGAGGTTGACCAGCGTTCTGCATCGCCATTGACCTGTTCGGAGACGTTCGTGAATGTGCCATCACCGTTGTTAAGCATGAGTCGGTTGCGACCAATATTTCCGATGAACAGATCAGGGAATCCGTCGTTGTTCCAGTCACCAGCCGCAACACCCTGACTATAGTCCGCCAGCACATGATTCAGCGCGACGTCCGACACATCAAGGAATTGGTGGCCTCTCACGTTGCGGAATACCCCCTCGTTTGGCACGATCTCCCGACGATGTTCGCTGTCAACTGAATTCAGATAAGTCCCCTGCGCACAGAATATGTCCGGCCACGAATCACCATCCAGATCGATGACACCTACGCCACCGCCAGTGAAGTCATATGCCCATTGTTGCCCCGTAATTCCGGTTGAAGTACCGTTATTGAATTCGAACTCGAAACCTGATGCCTCGGCAATATTCCGGAACATCCTGTTCGTTGTCCAGGCAGGTGATTCATCCGAAGCCACATCGACGTGCGATTGACTGTTGGTTTTGCGGAAGAGATCTGCCACGACATGGCTCAGGTCTTTCGTAACGATTGCCCGTTGTGCCGTTTCACTCAGTTTTGGCAGTTCACACCGCTTCTCTGTCGGCGGTAGACGCGTTCTGCGTTCCTCTGCTCTGCTATCAGGTTGAGACTCGGTAATTCCACGTGTCTGCTGACGATTGGCAATGAGAGTTTGCCATGCTTCTGCTTCAATGGCTAATCCCAGCGAGGTCGCAAGGTCCTGCCCCTCGCGCAATGTATCGATCGTAACGACAGACTCATCCCCTGCAGTGGCCGCATGGTCCAGCAGTTTTTGGTAACGCTGCAATTGCTGAGCTCGCAACAGGAAAAGCTCCGCGTCTGTTCCCAGTTGCATCAGCTGGAGACAAATCCCAAATCCATAGTTCGCCTGAATAGAAGCCGGAGTCAATTCCAGCGCAGAGAAAAAACAGGATGCCGCGAGCCGGGGCTCATTCTGCTGCCGAGCGTACTCGCCCGCGACCAACCAGAACCCTGGGTGAGCTTCAGCCCCGCCGGGCTTGATGTCAAACCAGGTCCTAAGTTCTCCGGACGAGTCTTCCAGAAGAAGCAGGTTGCCGAGTTGTACCCACGCATCGACGGATTCGGGATCCTTTTGACATGCCGTTCTTAAAAGAGCCTCCGCGTTCCGGAAATCCTTTCGGAGCAGGAGTGGCTTTGCTTCAGCCAGCCATAGTCCGCCGCATGTCGGGTCGGATTTCTGCAATATCTGAATCAACGCAGTTGCCGGAAAGGCGAGATCACCCTGAATGACGGCGATCAGCCGACTCAAATCCCCAGGAGCCTCATGAAGCGCGGAAATCTGCAGGACAGCTGATTCGTGATCGCGTCCCTGCAACTGTAGCGTGAACAGCAATCGATCCCTGGCAAAGGTACTGGAATCATCAGACTCAAAAGCCGACCGGAAGCACTGTTCAGAGCGTTTGACCTCGCCCTTCCAGTCGAGCAGCAGATTTCCTGCCATCATCATCGCGTTGGAGTATTGTGGGGATCCGGGAGCGACGCGAAGACAGTAGTCCACTGCGGTCTGGTAGTTCCCCAACTCCGCACTGGCAACAGCAGCGTGAAAAAGAGTCTCGGAGTGATCGGGATGTAAGGCAAGGATGGCGGAGGCCAACGCGTCCGCATCACGGAATCGCCCGTCGGACATTGCGATCCGGAGGTCCGGCAAGGCGTTGCCGATAGTGGCAGCCGCAGAAGCATTGTTCGCGCGAGGCTCTTGATCGTTCCCGGTATTACAACCCGGAACACAAGCAAGCAGCAGACTGAAAAGCAAAGTGAAATTCAGCAGGCGAGAGAGCATCAGTGCGTTAATGATCGCGAAAGTAAAACGCCCTCTGGCGAAAGCGTCAGAGGGCGTGATGTTAACTAAGCACCATCTTTTCCCATGCTTGGATCGTCGAAGCCAACCCCGCCATTGGGGTCGTCGTCTCCGCCGGGTGCACCCGGTGGCGGAGGTGGTGGTGGTGCACCATTCGGGACTGCACTTCCTCCACAGCCAACAATATTGGCCGTGATCATCAGCAACATTGCGAAAACCACAATTCTCATTGGACCTTCCTTCGCGAACAAAAAATCGACCGTTTTGGCACCGGACTGAACCAACCGCTGATATCACGATGAATCATCGTCGATCGTTCATCTGCAGTATTGACTTCAGTTGCTCGCTCGCCGCTCCGGCTCGATCAAAATGCGGGTCAAGCCGCAGGCATTGTGCATAGCCAGCCATCGCCTTGTCAAACTCTCCGATGGCTCTGTTTGTTTCTCCCAGGTAAAACCACGCCTCGGCATGCGCAGGCTGCATTATCACACATTCCTGCAGACCCTCCAATGCTGTACTGAGTTCGTTGTCCCGAAATGCCTCAACTGACCGCAAGTATCGGACTCGCTCCTGGTGCAAAGCCTGTTGCTCAACATTATTCGCGTAAGAATCAGCCAGCAACTGATGCAAATCCACTGATGGCTTCATGGCAAGAGCACGTTCCCAGATCTGCCGCGCTTTTTCCTCTCGACCTTCCTGCTGCAGAATCAACCCTTCGAGTTCCAGAATGTCGGTCCCGTCGTTCGAATTCTTTCGAATCTCGCTAATCAGGCTGCGCGTGGCCTGCAGGTTGCCGAGTCCAAATTCAACATGAGCTGCTGCCAGAAAAACCGACCGATAGTTCCATAATTCATTTCGTCGAATGATCCGAAGGGCTTGAGCCAGTGCTGCTTGTCGCTCCTGAAGCGTGCCGGTATTTTTGAGCTGCATAGCCTGTGAAAGAACGGCCGAAACTCCGTGCCTGGCAGCGAACATCGTGATGAAGCTCTGTCCATATTCCAGCACCAGCATGTAAGTGGCGCGTTGCTCGCGGGACGCCCATTCCTCAACAGCTGCGGGATCATTTCTCAAACGTGCCAACTGAAGCTGAAGCTGTGTCAACTTGAGAGAATTCGGATATGCGGCGAGTTGTTCCTGCAACAGTGTGGATGCTTCATCGAGACGATCAGTTCGCAACAGAATTCGTATCAGCTGATAGGTGGCTGCTGCCGAATTCGGAGTTTTCCGGAATGATTTTTCTGCATCCGCCTCGTTACCATCTCTTAAGTGACAGCGACCGATCTGGTACCAGCAAGTTTCCGCCAGTTGCGGGTCGGCCCGTCGAATGGTGGCTTTGAATGCTTCAACAGCCTCAGCGGTCTTGCCAACTCTTTCCAGACAAAATGCCTTCCCGTACATCGCCTGATCAT
This region of Planctomycetaceae bacterium genomic DNA includes:
- a CDS encoding FG-GAP-like repeat-containing protein, which codes for MLSRLLNFTLLFSLLLACVPGCNTGNDQEPRANNASAAATIGNALPDLRIAMSDGRFRDADALASAILALHPDHSETLFHAAVASAELGNYQTAVDYCLRVAPGSPQYSNAMMMAGNLLLDWKGEVKRSEQCFRSAFESDDSSTFARDRLLFTLQLQGRDHESAVLQISALHEAPGDLSRLIAVIQGDLAFPATALIQILQKSDPTCGGLWLAEAKPLLLRKDFRNAEALLRTACQKDPESVDAWVQLGNLLLLEDSSGELRTWFDIKPGGAEAHPGFWLVAGEYARQQNEPRLAASCFFSALELTPASIQANYGFGICLQLMQLGTDAELFLLRAQQLQRYQKLLDHAATAGDESVVTIDTLREGQDLATSLGLAIEAEAWQTLIANRQQTRGITESQPDSRAEERRTRLPPTEKRCELPKLSETAQRAIVTKDLSHVVADLFRKTNSQSHVDVASDESPAWTTNRMFRNIAEASGFEFEFNNGTSTGITGQQWAYDFTGGGVGVIDLDGDSWPDIFCAQGTYLNSVDSEHRREIVPNEGVFRNVRGHQFLDVSDVALNHVLADYSQGVAAGDWNNDGFPDLFIGNIGRNRLMLNNGDGTFTNVSEQVNGDAERWSTSCGIADITEDGLPDLIAISYVEGDYLTRICRDESGPRDSCAPQAFPGSQNQIFVNQGDGSFVDGTAAMGFAGYEGKGLGLIVGDLNNDLHADLFIANDGTPNFLFLNEVEKPAGVSEGDTGPQFREAALPLGVALDKTGRTEACMGVAVADFDRDTFFEIFVTNFYEESNTFYQPTGRTSVFLDHSVHSNLGPASIQSLGFGTQAIDANLDGRLDLFVANGHVDDFRDRGIPWAMRPQLFLNEGSRRFSEVRAENADSDYFQQEWLGRAVARLDWNRDGAEDLAVSHLNSGYALLENISGLQIKDRVNSVAVKVVGTSVSRDAVGTLISLSGTHSDESEFRQVQAGSGYQASNEFQSVFVFRSESGKPENEVVGIEVRWGQQENTVQHSVNERCTTLVLIEKRNTAYTIPR
- a CDS encoding tetratricopeptide repeat protein; protein product: MKTAFKLLLAVILLESVATSVVVVRRLRMSVPPVPNLNKLDDDAADEIQNLRLRAIEGSSEDWRYLAESYLGTGFYLAAERCFDHAAGMAPDDDQAMYGKAFCLERVGKTAEAVEAFKATIRRADPQLAETCWYQIGRCHLRDGNEADAEKSFRKTPNSAAATYQLIRILLRTDRLDEASTLLQEQLAAYPNSLKLTQLQLQLARLRNDPAAVEEWASREQRATYMLVLEYGQSFITMFAARHGVSAVLSQAMQLKNTGTLQERQAALAQALRIIRRNELWNYRSVFLAAAHVEFGLGNLQATRSLISEIRKNSNDGTDILELEGLILQQEGREEKARQIWERALAMKPSVDLHQLLADSYANNVEQQALHQERVRYLRSVEAFRDNELSTALEGLQECVIMQPAHAEAWFYLGETNRAIGEFDKAMAGYAQCLRLDPHFDRAGAASEQLKSILQMNDRR